In a single window of the Mesorhizobium shangrilense genome:
- a CDS encoding HpcH/HpaI aldolase family protein, translated as MSLRSRLEAGETLFTAWSGVPDALTVEIIAGQGFDAVALDMQHGGHHEDSVLRGIVPILNARKHAIVRIPVGRFDMASRALDFGAEAVIAPMINSVADARAFAASMKYPPLGERSWGPTYAFPRHGQGDFAAWLAESNKRTLAFAMIETRAAIDALDGILETPGIDGVFVGPSDLSIAWTRGKTVNTALEDMMEAIADIARRAQQANKLRAIFVVDPRMAGRYTKMGFQLFATASEPMLIARGAESILSAARQSLSAK; from the coding sequence ATGTCTCTCAGATCACGTCTCGAAGCTGGCGAAACGCTCTTCACTGCATGGTCGGGCGTCCCCGACGCGCTGACGGTCGAGATCATCGCGGGACAGGGTTTTGACGCCGTGGCGCTCGACATGCAGCACGGCGGGCACCATGAGGACAGCGTCCTGCGCGGCATCGTCCCCATCCTCAACGCCAGGAAGCATGCCATCGTGCGCATCCCGGTCGGCCGCTTCGACATGGCGAGCCGAGCGCTGGATTTTGGCGCCGAAGCGGTCATCGCGCCGATGATCAACTCGGTTGCCGACGCCAGGGCGTTTGCCGCCTCGATGAAGTATCCGCCGCTCGGCGAGCGGTCGTGGGGGCCGACCTACGCATTCCCACGCCACGGCCAGGGCGACTTCGCCGCCTGGCTGGCCGAATCCAACAAGCGTACCCTGGCATTCGCGATGATCGAGACGCGTGCGGCGATCGACGCGCTCGACGGCATTTTGGAGACGCCCGGCATCGACGGCGTCTTTGTGGGCCCCTCCGACCTTTCGATCGCCTGGACCCGCGGCAAGACGGTCAACACCGCGCTCGAGGATATGATGGAGGCGATCGCCGACATCGCCAGACGGGCGCAACAGGCGAACAAGCTGCGCGCGATCTTCGTCGTCGATCCGAGGATGGCGGGCCGCTACACGAAGATGGGCTTTCAGCTTTTCGCAACCGCTTCCGAACCGATGCTCATCGCGCGCGGCGCGGAGAGCATCCTCTCGGCGGCGCGGCAGTCCCTGAGCGCGAAATAG
- a CDS encoding DUF1127 domain-containing protein, with the protein MMTIETIPQRQSATNGNSVLRRGAIAIMSCVNAMARMMERRRTRLALLELTDYQLKDIGVSRSDAHREGVRRIWD; encoded by the coding sequence ATGATGACAATAGAGACAATTCCGCAAAGACAGTCCGCCACAAACGGGAATAGCGTGCTGCGCCGGGGCGCAATCGCCATCATGTCATGTGTGAACGCTATGGCGCGGATGATGGAGCGCCGGCGCACCCGCCTGGCGCTGTTGGAGCTCACCGACTATCAGTTGAAGGACATCGGCGTCTCACGCTCGGACGCGCATCGCGAAGGCGTCCGGCGGATTTGGGATTAG
- the purS gene encoding phosphoribosylformylglycinamidine synthase subunit PurS: MIKARVTVTLKNGVLDPQGKAIEHALGALGFGDVGSVRQGKVFDVELQATDRAKAEAEIKAMCDKLLANTVIENYTVALT, encoded by the coding sequence GTGATCAAGGCCCGCGTCACAGTCACCCTCAAGAACGGCGTGCTCGACCCGCAGGGAAAGGCGATCGAGCATGCGCTCGGCGCCCTCGGCTTCGGTGATGTCGGCTCTGTGCGTCAGGGCAAGGTGTTCGACGTGGAGTTGCAGGCCACCGACCGCGCAAAGGCCGAGGCCGAGATCAAGGCCATGTGCGACAAGCTGCTGGCCAACACCGTGATCGAGAACTACACTGTCGCGCTAACCTGA
- a CDS encoding RBBP9/YdeN family alpha/beta hydrolase, whose amino-acid sequence MKASEADIVIVPGLGNSGPDHWQSRWETRLSTARRVVQDDWLFPEREPWVSRVADTVNRAERPVVLVAHSLGVPTAINAIPKFETAVRGALFVAPPDLERPNLKPKMAKPFGPYSRDPLPFPSITIASRNDFYCDFAVAEELADAWGSLLVDAGEAGHIDAESGFGPWPEGSLMLAKLLSRL is encoded by the coding sequence ATGAAAGCATCCGAAGCCGATATCGTCATCGTCCCGGGCCTCGGCAATTCCGGTCCTGATCACTGGCAGAGCCGTTGGGAAACACGCCTCTCCACCGCTCGGCGCGTCGTTCAGGATGATTGGCTGTTCCCGGAGCGTGAACCCTGGGTGTCGCGCGTGGCCGACACGGTCAACCGGGCCGAGCGGCCGGTCGTCCTCGTCGCGCACTCGCTCGGCGTTCCAACCGCGATCAACGCTATCCCAAAATTCGAGACCGCGGTTCGCGGCGCGCTCTTCGTCGCGCCACCCGACCTAGAGAGGCCGAACCTGAAACCGAAGATGGCGAAGCCCTTCGGCCCCTACTCCCGCGATCCGCTGCCTTTCCCCTCCATCACGATCGCGAGTCGCAATGATTTCTACTGCGATTTCGCGGTGGCGGAGGAATTGGCGGACGCCTGGGGATCGCTGCTCGTCGATGCCGGCGAAGCCGGCCACATCGACGCCGAGTCCGGCTTCGGACCATGGCCGGAAGGCTCGCTGATGCTGGCGAAACTCCTGTCCCGCCTGTAG
- a CDS encoding glutathione S-transferase family protein, which produces MRKPVLYGADYSVYVRIARLALLEKGVEHELAALDIFAEGGAPEWYRELHPFGRIPAFEHDGFHLFETSAITRYVDEAFAGPALQPEEPRRRAVMNQIIGLLDAYAYRAMVWDIYVETVSKSKSGSEVDQARVDAAIPIAEKSLATLARLGHGGRWLVGDELSLADLHAAPIFAYFAKAPIAAPMLDRYGELRAWWERIQAQPSFASTEPTS; this is translated from the coding sequence TTGCGCAAACCCGTTCTCTACGGCGCCGACTACAGCGTATACGTCCGTATCGCGAGGTTGGCGCTGCTGGAGAAGGGTGTTGAACACGAACTCGCCGCCCTCGACATCTTCGCCGAGGGCGGCGCCCCCGAATGGTACCGCGAACTGCACCCTTTCGGTCGTATTCCGGCATTCGAGCATGACGGCTTCCATCTCTTCGAGACCTCCGCCATCACCCGCTATGTCGACGAGGCGTTTGCCGGCCCTGCCCTCCAGCCCGAAGAGCCGCGTCGACGCGCCGTGATGAACCAAATCATCGGCCTGCTCGACGCCTACGCTTACCGAGCCATGGTCTGGGACATTTATGTCGAGACCGTTTCCAAGTCGAAGTCGGGTAGCGAGGTGGATCAGGCGCGCGTCGATGCGGCGATCCCTATCGCGGAAAAAAGCCTGGCGACGCTTGCCCGACTCGGCCATGGCGGCCGCTGGCTCGTCGGCGACGAGCTGTCGCTCGCCGACCTGCATGCCGCGCCGATTTTCGCATATTTCGCCAAGGCGCCCATCGCCGCGCCGATGCTCGACCGCTACGGCGAGCTCCGCGCCTGGTGGGAACGCATCCAGGCACAGCCGTCCTTCGCCTCGACCGAACCGACGAGCTGA
- the purQ gene encoding phosphoribosylformylglycinamidine synthase subunit PurQ produces MKSAIVLLPGLNRDRDMIAALTKIGGKAPATIWETDTEIPDVDLIVIPGGFSYGDYLRCGAIAARMPVMRAVAEKAEKGVMVMGVCNGFQILLEAGLLPGALMRNASLRFVCREVKLQVANANTAFTRNYQPGQIIRCPVAHHDGNFFADPDTLARIEGEGQVVFRYAENTNPNGSINDIAGIVSAKGNVLGLMPHPENLIEKAHGGIDGRALFEGVLGIAA; encoded by the coding sequence ATGAAATCAGCCATCGTCCTCCTCCCCGGCCTCAACCGCGACCGTGACATGATCGCGGCGCTGACCAAGATCGGTGGCAAGGCCCCTGCCACCATCTGGGAAACCGACACCGAGATTCCGGATGTCGACCTGATCGTCATCCCGGGCGGCTTCTCCTATGGCGACTATCTGCGCTGTGGCGCGATCGCGGCGCGCATGCCCGTCATGCGTGCGGTCGCCGAGAAGGCCGAGAAGGGCGTCATGGTGATGGGCGTCTGCAACGGCTTCCAGATCCTGCTCGAAGCCGGCCTGCTGCCAGGCGCACTGATGCGCAACGCCTCGCTGCGGTTCGTCTGCCGCGAAGTGAAGCTGCAGGTGGCGAACGCCAATACGGCCTTCACCCGCAACTACCAGCCCGGCCAGATTATCCGCTGTCCGGTCGCCCACCACGACGGCAACTTCTTCGCCGACCCGGATACGCTGGCCCGGATCGAAGGCGAAGGCCAGGTCGTGTTCCGCTATGCCGAGAACACCAATCCTAACGGATCGATCAATGACATCGCTGGTATCGTCAGCGCCAAGGGCAACGTGCTCGGCCTGATGCCGCATCCGGAAAACCTGATCGAGAAAGCGCATGGCGGTATCGATGGCCGCGCCCTTTTCGAGGGCGTGCTCGGCATCGCCGCCTGA
- a CDS encoding DUF1476 domain-containing protein: MTSMKDREEGFERMFVLDEELRFKATARRNRLLGLWAAEKLGKSGPDAEAYAKEVVVSDFEEAGDDDVFRKVRKDFDAAGVDQSDHQIRRTMEELMAQAVESVKNS; encoded by the coding sequence ATGACGAGCATGAAGGACCGTGAGGAGGGTTTCGAGCGGATGTTCGTGCTCGACGAGGAGCTGCGGTTCAAGGCGACCGCCCGACGCAACAGGTTGCTTGGCCTGTGGGCGGCGGAGAAGCTTGGCAAGTCGGGCCCGGACGCCGAGGCCTATGCCAAGGAAGTCGTGGTGTCCGACTTCGAGGAAGCTGGGGATGACGATGTGTTCCGCAAGGTGCGCAAGGACTTCGACGCTGCCGGCGTAGACCAGTCCGATCACCAGATCCGTCGTACCATGGAAGAACTCATGGCGCAGGCGGTCGAGTCCGTGAAGAACAGCTGA
- the purC gene encoding phosphoribosylaminoimidazolesuccinocarboxamide synthase: MNRRRRIYEGKAKILYEGPEPGTLIQFFKDDATAFNKKKHEVVDGKGVLNNRISEHIFNHLNRMGIPTHFIRRLNMREQLIKEVEIIPLEVVVRNIAAGSLAKRLGIEEGTVLPRSIIEFYYKADALDDPMVSEEHITAFGWASPQEIDDIMALAIRVNDFLSGLFMGVGIQLVDFKMECGRLYEGEMMRIVVADEISPDSCRLWDVNTQDKLDKDRFRRDMGGLVEAYQEVARRLGIMNENEPPRPTGPVLVASSDMPKGTKPH; encoded by the coding sequence ATGAACCGTCGCCGCCGCATTTATGAAGGCAAGGCCAAGATTCTCTATGAGGGTCCTGAGCCCGGAACGCTGATCCAGTTCTTCAAGGATGACGCCACCGCCTTCAACAAGAAGAAGCACGAGGTGGTCGACGGCAAGGGCGTGCTGAACAACCGCATTTCCGAGCACATCTTCAACCATCTGAACCGCATGGGGATTCCGACCCACTTCATCCGCCGCCTCAACATGCGTGAGCAGCTGATCAAGGAAGTCGAGATCATTCCGCTCGAGGTGGTGGTCCGCAACATCGCGGCCGGCTCGCTGGCCAAGCGTCTCGGCATCGAGGAGGGCACGGTGCTGCCGCGCTCCATCATCGAATTCTACTACAAGGCCGATGCGCTCGACGATCCGATGGTCTCCGAGGAGCATATCACCGCCTTCGGATGGGCCTCCCCCCAGGAGATCGACGACATCATGGCGCTCGCCATCCGCGTCAACGACTTCCTCTCCGGCCTCTTCATGGGCGTCGGCATCCAGCTCGTCGACTTCAAGATGGAATGCGGCCGCCTCTACGAAGGCGAGATGATGCGGATCGTGGTGGCGGACGAGATTTCGCCCGACTCCTGCCGCCTGTGGGACGTCAACACCCAGGACAAGCTGGACAAGGACCGCTTCCGCCGCGACATGGGCGGCCTGGTCGAGGCCTATCAGGAAGTCGCACGCCGCCTCGGCATCATGAACGAGAACGAGCCGCCGCGCCCCACCGGACCGGTGCTCGTCGCGTCGAGCGACATGCCGAAGGGCACCAAGCCGCATTGA
- a CDS encoding NADP-dependent isocitrate dehydrogenase, which yields MAKIKVANPVVELDGDEMTRIIWQFIKEKLIHPYLDIDLEYYDLSVEHRDATNDQVTIDAANAIKKHGVGVKCATITPDEARVEEFKLKKMWKSPNGTIRNILGGVIFREPIIMKNVPRLVPGWTQPIIVGRHAFGDQYKATDFKFPGKGKLSIKFVGEDGQTIEHEVFDAPGSGVAMAMYNLDESIREFARASMNYGLLRGYPVYLSTKNTILKAYDGRFKDIFQEVYESEFEAAFKEKKIWYEHRLIDDMVASSLKWSGGYVWACKNYDGDVQSDTVAQGFGSLGLMTSVLMTPDGKTVEAEAAHGTVTRHYRQHQKGEETSTNSIASIFAWTRGLAHRAKLDDNAELKKFAETLERVCIQTVEAGHMTKDLSLLIGPDQPWLSTTGFLDKIDENLQKAMA from the coding sequence ATGGCGAAGATCAAGGTCGCGAATCCGGTCGTCGAACTCGACGGCGACGAGATGACGCGCATCATCTGGCAGTTCATCAAGGAAAAGCTGATCCACCCCTATCTCGACATCGATCTCGAGTATTACGACCTCAGCGTCGAGCATCGCGACGCCACCAACGACCAGGTGACGATTGACGCGGCGAACGCCATCAAGAAGCACGGCGTCGGCGTCAAGTGCGCCACGATCACGCCGGACGAGGCGCGCGTCGAGGAGTTCAAGCTCAAGAAGATGTGGAAATCGCCGAACGGCACCATCCGCAACATCCTCGGCGGCGTCATCTTCCGCGAGCCGATCATCATGAAGAACGTGCCGCGCCTGGTGCCCGGCTGGACGCAGCCGATCATCGTCGGCCGTCACGCCTTCGGCGACCAATACAAGGCGACCGACTTCAAGTTCCCGGGCAAGGGCAAGCTGTCGATCAAGTTCGTCGGCGAAGACGGCCAGACGATCGAGCATGAGGTCTTCGACGCGCCGGGCTCCGGCGTCGCCATGGCCATGTACAACCTCGACGAATCGATCCGCGAGTTCGCCCGCGCCTCGATGAACTACGGCCTGCTGCGCGGCTATCCAGTCTACCTGTCGACCAAGAACACAATCCTCAAGGCCTATGACGGCCGCTTCAAGGATATCTTCCAGGAAGTCTACGAAAGCGAGTTCGAGGCCGCCTTCAAGGAAAAGAAGATCTGGTACGAGCACCGTTTGATCGACGACATGGTGGCGTCGAGCCTGAAGTGGTCGGGCGGCTACGTCTGGGCGTGCAAGAACTATGACGGCGACGTCCAGTCCGACACCGTTGCGCAGGGCTTTGGCTCGCTCGGCCTGATGACCTCGGTGCTGATGACGCCGGACGGCAAGACGGTGGAAGCGGAAGCCGCCCACGGCACCGTCACCCGTCACTACCGCCAGCACCAGAAGGGCGAGGAGACCTCGACCAACTCGATCGCCTCGATCTTCGCCTGGACCCGCGGCCTGGCGCATCGCGCCAAGCTCGACGACAACGCAGAACTCAAGAAGTTCGCCGAGACGCTGGAGCGGGTCTGCATCCAGACCGTCGAGGCCGGCCACATGACCAAGGATCTGTCCTTGCTCATCGGTCCCGACCAGCCGTGGCTCTCCACCACTGGCTTCCTCGACAAGATCGACGAGAACCTGCAGAAGGCGATGGCCTGA